Within Xanthomonas theicola, the genomic segment TTCGCTTCAGCCACAGGTTCGACAGCGCAAACAGCGTCAGCACTTGCGCCGTGTTCTTCGCCAGGCCGCGATAGCGCACCTTGACGTAGCCAAACTGGCGCTTGATCACCCGGAACGGATGCTCCACCTTCGCCCTCAGGCTGGCCTTGGCGTGCTCCCAGCGCTGTGCCCACTTCAATTCGCGCTTGCTCTTGATCTGCTTCAGCTTCGAGGGCTTCTCCGCGATCAGATAGCGCAGCTTGCGCTTGCTCGCCATCTCCTCGCGCTTGGCCAGCCCGGTGTAGCCGCTGTCGCCGCATACCGTGTCTTCCTTGCCGTGCAGCAGCTTGTGCGCCTGGGTGATATCTGCGGCGTTGGCCGCCGTGCATTCCAAGTGGTGCACCAGCCCGGACTCATCGTCCACGCCGATGTGCGCTTTCATCCCGAAGTAGTACTGATTGCCCTTCTTGGTCTGGTGCATTTCCGGGTCGCGCTCGCCGTTCTTGTTCTTGGTCGAGCTGGGCGCGGCAATGATCGTGGCGTCCACGATGGTGCCGCCGCGCAGG encodes:
- a CDS encoding IS5 family transposase, encoding MQLSFGDAEYNGKRKQTRRERLLAEMDQVVPWKDLLALIAPHYPKSGHPGRQPYPLETMLRIHFLQQWYALSDPGAEEALYDTASMRRFARIGGLDEVPDETTILNFRRLLETHDLARTLFNRVNAHLSRKGQSLRGGTIVDATIIAAPSSTKNKNGERDPEMHQTKKGNQYYFGMKAHIGVDDESGLVHHLECTAANAADITQAHKLLHGKEDTVCGDSGYTGLAKREEMASKRKLRYLIAEKPSKLKQIKSKRELKWAQRWEHAKASLRAKVEHPFRVIKRQFGYVKVRYRGLAKNTAQVLTLFALSNLWLKRKQLLPVVGRVCL